The proteins below come from a single Agrobacterium vitis genomic window:
- a CDS encoding aldehyde dehydrogenase (NADP(+)) gives MTLNLTGKHLIAGEWVEGTGTFTSSPASGESHTFFLGSAALVDRAMKAAEQAFASYGYSSREERAKFLEAIAEEIDARGDEITKIGTQETGLPEARLIGERGRTTGQLRLFADHIRKGDYLDRRYDAALPERQPLPRPDIRLMQRPIGPVGVFGASNFPLAFSTAGGDTASALAAGCPVVVKGHEAHPGTAEIVAQAIHAAIKSTGVHPGTFSLVQGGNRETGEAICLHPLTRAVGFTGSLRGGRALFDLCVRRDEPIPFFGELGSVNPMFLLPAAVSARGEAIAKGWAGSLTMGAGQFCTNPGIAIIKEGAEADAFLENAKTALAAANAQTMLTDGIANAYREGAKRIEETSGVQSVLTSTCDLRNAKPYLFATTGENWLANHVLSEEVFGPLGVFVTVKDEDEMVGIAESLVGQLTTTLQMDDADAPIARQLLPILERKSGRVLANGFPTGVEVCDAMVHGGPYPATTNFGATSVGTMAIRRFLRPVSYQNIPVALLPEDLQ, from the coding sequence ATGACGCTGAACCTCACCGGAAAACACCTGATTGCCGGCGAATGGGTCGAAGGTACGGGAACCTTCACCTCCAGCCCCGCTTCGGGCGAGAGCCATACATTCTTCCTGGGCTCCGCCGCTCTGGTCGACCGCGCCATGAAAGCCGCCGAACAGGCCTTTGCGAGCTATGGCTATTCCTCCCGTGAAGAGCGTGCCAAGTTTCTGGAAGCCATCGCCGAGGAAATCGATGCGCGCGGCGATGAAATCACCAAGATCGGCACCCAGGAAACCGGCCTGCCGGAAGCCCGCCTCATCGGCGAACGTGGCCGCACCACCGGCCAGCTGCGGTTGTTTGCCGACCATATCCGAAAGGGCGATTATCTCGACCGCCGCTACGATGCGGCCCTGCCGGAACGCCAGCCCCTGCCCCGCCCCGACATTCGCCTGATGCAGCGGCCCATCGGCCCGGTCGGCGTGTTCGGCGCGTCGAACTTTCCGCTGGCCTTCTCCACCGCGGGCGGCGACACCGCCTCGGCACTGGCTGCCGGTTGCCCCGTTGTCGTCAAGGGTCATGAAGCTCATCCGGGTACTGCGGAAATCGTCGCCCAGGCGATCCACGCCGCCATCAAGAGCACCGGTGTTCATCCCGGCACCTTCTCGCTGGTCCAGGGCGGCAACCGCGAAACCGGCGAAGCCATCTGCCTGCATCCGTTGACCCGCGCCGTCGGTTTTACCGGTTCGCTGCGCGGTGGCCGCGCGCTGTTTGATCTCTGCGTGCGCCGTGATGAGCCGATTCCATTCTTCGGCGAATTGGGATCGGTCAATCCGATGTTCCTGCTGCCTGCCGCCGTCTCGGCCCGTGGCGAGGCGATTGCCAAGGGTTGGGCGGGTTCGCTCACCATGGGGGCTGGCCAGTTCTGCACCAATCCCGGCATCGCCATCATCAAGGAAGGCGCTGAAGCCGATGCCTTCCTGGAAAACGCCAAGACCGCACTCGCCGCCGCCAATGCCCAGACCATGCTGACCGATGGCATTGCCAACGCCTACCGCGAAGGTGCCAAGCGCATCGAGGAAACCTCGGGCGTCCAGTCCGTGCTGACCTCCACCTGCGACCTGCGCAATGCCAAGCCCTATCTGTTTGCCACAACAGGTGAAAACTGGCTGGCAAACCATGTGCTGAGCGAAGAAGTCTTCGGTCCGCTCGGCGTGTTCGTCACCGTCAAGGACGAAGATGAAATGGTTGGTATTGCCGAAAGCCTGGTCGGCCAGCTGACCACGACGCTGCAAATGGACGATGCCGATGCACCGATCGCCCGTCAATTGCTGCCAATCCTGGAGCGCAAGTCCGGCCGTGTGCTGGCCAACGGTTTCCCGACCGGTGTCGAGGTTTGCGATGCCATGGTGCATGGCGGGCCTTATCCGGCCACCACCAATTTCGGCGCAACCTCTGTTGGCACGATGGCGATCCGCCGCTTCCTGCGTCCGGTCAGCTATCAGAACATTCCGGTCGCCCTGCTGCCGGAAGACCTGCAATAA